One part of the Salvelinus fontinalis isolate EN_2023a chromosome 4, ASM2944872v1, whole genome shotgun sequence genome encodes these proteins:
- the LOC129852947 gene encoding butyrophilin subfamily 2 member A1-like — MMCMVAFDIKWLFFFPEKFEVLGPTRAIVAVAGDDIILPCSIKPSITAEDMRVDWFRINLLDTQSNIRVHLYQDGGDKYPDQILSYRGRTSLFKEELKKGNTSLKLTRVQGTDDGRYKCLVQSTTHYDDATIQVYVRAIGSKPEVSIEGQKEGGMTLLCVSKGWIPEPELEWLDSEGVTLSAGPSETDRDYEGFYIVKLKTIVKETDINRFTCRVRQRQIYDVIKMETEFHIPSELILVHTDTWKVAFLVIVSLVIVLVAISAFSIWWRKKQVKDELRLELKKNLDHNTRKLKILADQLDLVNMKGCPELETIRKHADSFYFFILIKCMFLSTVDVTLDPDTAHPELILSEDRKQVSRGSRNENLPDNPERFDTVHYVLGKEGFSSGRFYYEVQVKGKTGWTLGVARESINRKKYIFLNPEDGCWTVWRRNKDYEAFTDPSVIFSLREKPQKVGVFVDHEKARVSFYNVEARSHIHYFTACTFTEKLYPFFYSGITDNSDPLVITPVDVTD; from the exons ATGATGTGCATGGTCGCTTTTGATATTAAATGGTTGTTTTTCTTTCCAGAGAAATTTGAGGTTCTTGGTCCGACTCGTGCCATTGTTGCTGTGGCTGGTGATGACATCATTCTGCCCTGTTCTATCAAACCGAGTATCACCGCTGAGGACATGAGAGTTGACTGGTTCAGAATCAACCTCCTAGACACTCAGTCAAACATTAGAGTCCATCTCTACCAAGACGGCGGAGACAAATACCCTGATCAGATCCTCTCCTACAGGGGAAGGACATCGCTGTTTAAAGAGGAACTGAAGAAGGGCAACACCTCTTTGAAACTGACCAGGGTACAAGGCACTGATGATGGACGTTACAAATGTCTTGTTCAGTCTACGACCCATTATGATGATGCCACCATTCAAGTCTACGTCAGAG CTATAGGATCCAAGCCAGAGGTTTCCATTGAGGGACAGAAAGAAGGAGGGATGACTCTGCTGTGTGTATCTAAAGGCTGGATCCCTGAGCCTGAGTTGGAGTGGCTGGACAGTGAAGGGGTCACTCTGTCTGCTGGAccgtcagagacagacagggactatGAGGGATTCTACATAGTTAAACTAAAGACCATCGTAAAGGAGACTGACATCAACCGCTTTACCTGtagagtcagacagagacagatctaTGATGTGATTAAGATGGAGACAGAGTTTCACATCCCTA GCGAGCTGATCCTTGTTCACACAGACACATGGAAAGTGGCCTTTCTAGTGATTGTCTCTCTGGTCATTGTCCTTGTGGCCATATCAGCTTTCAGCATCTGGTGGCGGAAAA AGCAAGTTAAAGATGAACTCAGACTTGAGTTGA AGAAAAATCTAGATCACAACACTCGTAAGCTGA AGATACTTGCTGATCAGCTGG ATTTAGTAAACATGAAGGGCTGTCCAG AACTTGAAACCATCAGAAAACATGCAG ATAGTTTCTATTTT TTTATTCTAATAAAGTGTATGTTTCTCTCCACAGTGGATGTGACTCTAGATCCTGATACAGCACATCCCGAACTCATCCTGTCTGAAGACAGGAAACAAGTGAGCCGTGGAAGCAGAAACGAGAATCTCCCTGATAACCCAGAGAGGTTTGATACTGttcactatgtcctgggaaaggAGGGTTTCTCCTCTGGGAGATTCTACTACGAGGTGCAGGTgaaggggaagactgggtggaCTTTAGGAGTGGCCAGAGAGTCCATCAACAGGAAGAAGTATATTTTCCTGAACCCTGAGGATGGATGCTGGACTGTTTGGCGGAGGAATAAAGACTACGAGGCTTTCACTGACCCCTCTGTCATCTTCTCCCTGAGAGAGAAGCCCCAGAAGGTGGGGGTGTTTGTGGATCATGAGAAGGCTCGGGTCTCATTCTAcaatgtggaggccaggtctcatATCCACTATTTTACTGCCTGCACCTTCACTGAGAAACTCTATCCATTCTTTTATTCTGGTATTACTGACAACTCAGACCCACTGGTCATCACTCCTGTAGATGTCACTGACTAA